A region of Nocardioides alkalitolerans DNA encodes the following proteins:
- a CDS encoding methyltransferase domain-containing protein, translating into MSVLTQLRLFAERRLSFPVDDDALVLDVGSGDKPSWRADVLLDRYVDARFGGQRSGREEARVTRPLFEADAADMPFADGAFDYTICSNLLEHVPDPGGVIDELVRVSRAGYVEVPDAPSAKIVDFPSHVWWCRLEPPVDGAGEGSPGTLVLTAKTTPHADPEVAAYLDRTGLRRDVEKVLDAQFESRVLMLHWRDRLDYRVEGEVDPALMAWALEQPGHPRTAVAGAIAAATDVVTWRRQRRMARRPIRFDDIVKPELRRGDGALLEKRVYRLDDGPAAPAAPAQ; encoded by the coding sequence ATGTCGGTGCTCACCCAGCTGCGTCTCTTCGCCGAGCGGCGGCTCTCCTTCCCCGTCGACGACGACGCCCTCGTGCTCGACGTCGGGAGCGGCGACAAGCCGTCGTGGCGTGCGGACGTGCTGCTCGACCGGTACGTCGACGCCCGCTTCGGCGGGCAGCGCTCGGGTCGGGAGGAGGCACGGGTGACCCGGCCGCTCTTCGAGGCGGACGCCGCGGACATGCCGTTCGCCGACGGCGCGTTCGACTACACGATCTGCTCCAACCTGCTGGAGCACGTCCCGGACCCGGGCGGCGTGATCGACGAGCTGGTGCGGGTCTCGCGGGCGGGGTACGTCGAGGTGCCCGACGCCCCGAGCGCCAAGATCGTCGACTTCCCGAGCCACGTGTGGTGGTGCCGCCTGGAGCCACCCGTCGACGGTGCCGGCGAGGGCAGCCCCGGCACCCTCGTGCTGACCGCCAAGACGACGCCGCACGCCGACCCGGAGGTGGCGGCGTACCTGGACCGCACGGGACTGCGGCGCGACGTCGAGAAGGTGCTGGACGCGCAGTTCGAGTCGCGCGTGCTGATGCTGCACTGGCGCGACCGGCTGGACTACCGGGTCGAGGGCGAGGTCGATCCCGCCCTCATGGCCTGGGCCCTCGAGCAGCCCGGGCACCCGCGCACGGCGGTCGCCGGGGCGATCGCCGCCGCGACCGACGTCGTCACGTGGCGGCGGCAGCGCCGGATGGCGCGTCGACCGATCCGCTTCGACGACATCGTGAAGCCCGAGCTGCGCCGCGGC
- a CDS encoding oligosaccharide flippase family protein, with amino-acid sequence MSGSKGTLREMLRGGAGVAIAMAVMNVGTYGFTLVAARMLGPKEYGAVAALMGLLLVVNVLSLGLQATGARQVAADPSHRERIENRILVTARRSAWALGLLCLVLSPLVTIALDLGSFVPALLVAAIAVPLTVMGGQAGIFQGEKKWTPLAAVYLGMGLGRLGFGALGVYLRPDATGAMAGVLLGAVVPVLIGGWALRRRRGGEGPGPAPMRTVLREVAHNSHALLAFFALTNADVVLARITLDAHDAGLYAGGLILAKAVLFLPQFVVVIAFPAMASEGAQRMYLKGVALVGGIGVVATAGAWAVGELVVVGSGDARRSLVVEFVGGAEYAEIEHQLWLFALLGTLFAMTQVMVYEVVARQHRGAVYAVWAGLAVLGVVVPVAATATGLISVVITVNAAVLVALLLVAVLQGRGHRPPAVPGVGTPGEPGASAATAPGPEAGPAPTSVRGGVPADARADGDVERHP; translated from the coding sequence GTGAGTGGATCGAAGGGCACGCTGCGGGAGATGCTCCGCGGAGGAGCAGGCGTGGCGATCGCCATGGCGGTGATGAACGTCGGCACCTACGGCTTCACGCTGGTGGCGGCGCGCATGCTCGGCCCGAAGGAGTACGGCGCGGTCGCCGCGCTCATGGGCCTGCTGCTGGTCGTCAACGTGCTGTCGCTCGGCCTCCAGGCCACCGGCGCGCGCCAGGTCGCGGCCGACCCGAGCCACCGCGAGCGCATCGAGAACCGCATCCTCGTGACCGCCCGGCGCTCCGCCTGGGCGCTCGGCCTGCTCTGCCTCGTGCTCAGCCCCCTCGTGACCATCGCGCTCGACCTGGGCTCCTTCGTGCCCGCCCTCCTCGTCGCCGCGATCGCCGTGCCCCTCACCGTCATGGGCGGCCAGGCCGGCATCTTCCAGGGCGAGAAGAAGTGGACACCGCTCGCCGCGGTCTACCTGGGCATGGGCCTCGGGCGGCTCGGGTTCGGCGCGCTCGGTGTCTACCTGCGGCCCGACGCGACGGGCGCCATGGCCGGCGTGCTGCTCGGCGCCGTCGTGCCCGTGCTCATCGGCGGCTGGGCGCTGCGGCGCCGGCGCGGCGGCGAGGGCCCCGGGCCCGCCCCCATGCGCACGGTGCTGCGGGAGGTCGCCCACAACTCCCACGCGCTGCTGGCGTTCTTCGCGCTCACCAACGCCGACGTCGTGCTCGCGCGCATCACGCTCGACGCCCACGACGCCGGTCTCTACGCGGGCGGCCTGATCCTCGCGAAGGCCGTGCTCTTCCTGCCCCAGTTCGTCGTCGTCATCGCCTTCCCGGCCATGGCCTCGGAGGGCGCGCAGCGGATGTACCTCAAGGGCGTCGCCCTCGTGGGCGGCATCGGCGTCGTCGCGACCGCCGGCGCCTGGGCCGTCGGCGAGCTCGTGGTGGTCGGCTCCGGCGACGCCCGCCGCTCCCTCGTCGTCGAGTTCGTCGGCGGCGCCGAGTACGCCGAGATCGAGCACCAGCTGTGGCTCTTCGCGCTGCTCGGGACGCTGTTCGCGATGACCCAGGTGATGGTCTACGAGGTCGTCGCCCGCCAGCACCGCGGCGCCGTGTACGCCGTGTGGGCGGGCCTCGCCGTGCTCGGCGTCGTCGTGCCCGTCGCGGCGACCGCGACCGGCCTCATCTCCGTCGTCATCACCGTCAACGCCGCCGTGCTGGTCGCGCTGCTGCTCGTCGCCGTCCTCCAGGGCCGCGGCCACCGACCGCCGGCCGTGCCCGGGGTCGGCACGCCCGGCGAGCCGGGTGCGTCCGCCGCGACGGCGCCCGGCCCGGAGGCCGGGCCCGCCCCGACCTCAGTGCGCGGCGGCGTGCCAGCTGACGCCCGTGCCGACGGAGACGTCGAGCGGCACCCGTAG